A single window of Carassius gibelio isolate Cgi1373 ecotype wild population from Czech Republic chromosome A19, carGib1.2-hapl.c, whole genome shotgun sequence DNA harbors:
- the LOC127934878 gene encoding tubulointerstitial nephritis antigen-like, with amino-acid sequence MLKLLMLAIITAFLLLAEGGMSARTQSRTKRELASPLHLRGIRDPSGSYCQRRGGCCPGRDDQCTVPYLDTICYCDLFCNRTVSDCCPDFWSHCLGTTPPYPPSSCERNGHRFHSGATYKENCNLCTCGQNGRWECEQHACLIEDDMIQEINRRGYGWRATNYSQFWGMTLDEGLQYRLGTQRPSRTIMNMNEIQMNMNGNDHLPSYFNAAEKWPGKIHEPLDQGNCNASWAFSTSAVASDRISIQSMGHMTPQLSPQNLISCDTRHQGGCSGGRVDGAWWYLRRRGVVTEECYPFSPPQQTPADVARCMMQSRAVGRGKRQATAHCPNSYSYHNDIYQSTPPYRLSSNENEIMKEIMDNGPVQAIMEVHEDFFVYKSGIYRHTDVNYLKPSEYRKHATHSVRITGWGEERDYNGRTHKYWIAANSWGKNWGEDGYFRIARGVNECEIETFVIGVWGRVTMEDMHNHHHHHGRRK; translated from the exons ATGTTGAAGCTCTTGATGCTGGCCATCATCACAGCGTTCCTCCTGCTGGCAGAAGGGGGAATGTCAGCGAGGACTCAGTCCCGCACTAAGAGAGAACTGGCCAGCCCGCTGCACCTCAGGGGGATCCGGGACCCCTCTGGCTCCTACTGTCAGAGGAGAGGAGGCTGCTGCCCCGGGAGAGATGACCAGTGCACTGTCCCTTACCTGGACACCATCTGTTACTGCGACCTGTTCTGCAACCGCACCGTGTCCGACTGTTGTCCAGACTTCTGGAGCCACTGCCTGGGAACAACTCCTCCATACCCTCCCA GTTCTTGTGAAAGGAACGGCCACAGATTTCACTCAGGAGCAACATACAAAGAGAACTGTAATTTATG TACATGTGGTCAGAATGGACGCTGGGAATGTGAGCAACATGCCTGTCTGATAGAGGATGACATGATCCAGGAAATCAACAGGAGAGGTTATGG TTGGAGGGCCACAAACTACAGTCAGTTCTGGGGTATGACTCTGGACGAGGGTCTGCAGTATCGTCTGGGAACACAGCGCCCCTCACGGACCATTATGAACATGAATGAGATCCAG ATGAATATGAATGGAAACGATCATCTGCCAAGTTACTTTAATGCAGCAGAAAAATGGCCAGGGAAAATCCATGAGCCCTTGGACCAGGGGAACTGCAATGCATCCTGGGCTTTCTCAACATCAG CCGTTGCATCAGACCGGATCTCTATTCAGTCAATGGGTCACATGACCCCTCAGCTGTCACCTCAGAATCTGATTTCCTGTGACACACGTCATCAGGGCGGCTGCTCCGGTGGACGTGTCGATGGGGCCTGGTGGTACCTAAGGAGAAGAGG GGTCGTGACAGAGGAGTGCTACCCTTTCTCTCCACCCCAGCAAACTCCTGCTGATGTGGCTCGCTGTATGATGCAAAGTCGAGCGGTGGGTCGAGGAAAGAGGCAGGCCACAGCACACTGTCCCAACAGCTATAGCTACCACAATGATATCTACCAGTCAACCCCACCGTACAGATTGTCCTCCAAT GAGAATGAGATTATGAAAGAGATTATGGATAATGGCCCCGTGCAAG CCATCATGGAGGTCCATGAGGATTTCTTTGTGTACAAGAGTGGAATTTACCGACACACAGACGTCAATTACCTCAAACCGTCGGAGTACCGCAAACATGCAACACACTCTGTCAGAATAACAGG ATGGGGAGAGGAAAGAGACTACAACGGCAGAACACACAAATACTGG ATTGCAGCCAACTCATGGGGGAAGAACTGGGGTGAGGATGGTTACTTCAGGATTGCTCGTGGTGTAAATGAGTGTGAGATCGAGACGTTTGTGATCGGTGTGTGGGGCAGAGTCACCATGGAAGACATGCACAACCATCACCACCATCATGGACGCCGCAAGTAG